The nucleotide window GCACGCGGTCGCCCTCCTCGACGTCGTTGATGTACATCTCCGACTCGGAGTAGCCCGTCTCTTGGAACAGCGGGACCTCTCCCTCCAGTCCGTACTGGCGCTTGCGGATGACCACGAGCGGAATGTCGGTCATCAGAGAGAGCGCGGTGGAGATGTGGATCCCCATCGCGGCGGGCGTGACGATCTTGTCGACGTTCTCTAGCTCCGCCTTCCGGATGATCCGGATGACGATCTCCCGAAGCAGCTCCGGTTCGAGCATGGGAACGCCGTCGCTGATCGGGTGGACGAAGTACTGGTACTCGCCTTTCTCGATGATCGGCGCGTCGAGGAGCGACTGCCGCAACTGGTCCATGTCGCGGGTACTCGGGCGGATTAATAAAGCGTGGCGGTTGCGGGATCGAGGTGAGAGTCGATACCACGACGATACTGTGTGACTGGTCGCCCCACGGCCGAGACCCCCGAAGCCCCGGTCAGTCGCTACGATGAAGCCAACCCTGTGACCGACACCCCCGAAGCCCCGGTCAGTCGCTACGATGAAGCCAACCCTGTGACCGACACCCCCGAAGCCCCAGCCGCGAAGCCGTCAGACGCTCGCTGTCGTTCGAGACGCCGAAGGCGTCTCGTGATGACGAAACGGCTTCGCCGTTTCGAACCACGCGCCTCACTCGGTCGCTATCGCTCCCTCGTTCGGTGCTTACGTCGCCTCTGACGGCTTCGCGACTGCCCCTTCGAGTCCCGCCCCGCACCGCACAGCACCGCACCTCACGCCTCCCCAGCCTCGTCGCTCGCTCCGGGCTCCCTCCGGTCGCCCGTCCGCTCGCGACTCCCTCGCGCGGCGCTGCTCGGCCGCGAGGCGGCCTCGCAGGCGCGCGCCACCGCACAAGGTGTGAAGGTGCGATCCTACTCGAACTCCGGCTCGCGCTTCTCCAAGAACGCCTCCATTCCCTCGCGCTGGTCGTGCGTCCCGAACAGTCCGGCCCACGCCCGTCGTTCGAGGGCGAGCCCGGTCGCCGCCGAGCCGTCGCCGGCCGCGTTCAGCGCCTCCTTCGCGGCCCGCAGCGCGGTCGTCGGCTTCGCGGCCAGCTCGCCCGCCAGCTCGTCGATCCGGTCGTCGAACGCGTCGTCGGCGACGACCTCGCCGACGAAGCCGACCTCGGCCGCCTCGGCGGCGTCGATCCGCTCGCCGAGGAAGATCAGCCGGCGCGCGACCTCGTCGCCGACGAGCGCCGGGAGCCGCTGCGTGCCGCCCCAGCCGGGGATGATCCCCAGATCGATCTCCGTCTGGCCGAGGACCGCGCTCTCGGCGGCGACCCGGAGGTCGCAGGCGAGCGCGAGTTCACAGCCGCCGCCGAAGGCGTAGCCGTCGACGGCGGCTATCGTCGGCGCGGGGAACGTCTCGATGGCGTCCGTGACCCGGTGGCCGAGTTCGGCGTACGCCTGCGCCTCGGGGGTCGACAGGTCGACCATGTGGCTGATGTCCGCGCCCGCGACGAACGCCTCGTCGCCCGCGCCGGCGACGACGAGAGCGCGCGCCTCGCGCTCGGCCGCCTCGTCGAGCGCGCTCTCGATCGCTTCGAGCGTCTCGGCGGTGAGCGCGTTGAGCTGTTCGGGTCGGTCGACGGTGATCGTCGCGACGCCGCGGTCGTCGACATCGAACGCGATGGGCTCGCTGCTCATACGTTTCTCGTCGCGGGGCGGGATGAAAACGATTCGGCAGGCGGATCCGGCGTTCGGCGGACGGATCCTCGTCTCGGTCGTTAGACCTCTTCGCGGCTGTCGATCCCGGTGTAGATGAACCACGCCGTCGTGTACACGCCGACGAACAGCAGGTACCCGACGACCAGACCCCCGAGCTGTCGGCTCGCGAGGCCACCGGGAAGCGTCCGCGAGAGGATCCCGAGGGCGATCGCGAAGACGACGAGCGAGAACAGTCCGGAGAGGGCGTACACGCCGAGGTCGGATGTGAGGCGGTCGCGCACGCCCTCACCAACGAGTTCCCGTTACATACCCCCATCGGTCGCCGGCGCGCCCGCGCCGCGAGACCGACGACGGCCGCGCTCGGCTCGACCCGTTGCGCGGATTGCAACCCATATATGCCCCCGGCTACACGTGACGGTATGAACGGGAACCGGTTCGGCCGACTCTTCCAGCTGACGACCTACGGCGAGAGCCACGGCGACGCGATGGGCGTCACCGTCTCCGGCGTCCCCGCCGGCGTCGAGCTCGACGAGGAGGCGATCCAAGCGCAGCTCGACCGGCGCAAGCCGGGCCAGTCGATGATCACTACCTCGCGAGGCGAGCCGGACGAGGTCGTCGTGAACTCCGGCGTTCAGGACGGGTACACCACCGGCACGCCGATCGGGATGGTGATCCAGAACAAGGACGCTCGCTCGGGGAAGTACGAGCCGTACGTCACCGCGCCGCGCCCCTCGCACGGCGACTACACCTACTCCGCGAAGTTCGGCACGCGCAACTGGGGCGGCGGCGGGCGCTCCTCGGCGCGCGAGACGGTGAACTGGGTCGCGGCCGGCGCGGTCGCCGAGCAGGTGCTCGACGCCTCCGACCACGACGTCGAGATCAAAGCGCACGTCAACCGCATCGGCGACGTGGAGGCCGACGCGGTGAGCTTCGAACAGCTCCTCGAACGCTCGGAGGAGAACGACGTGCGCTGTGCCGACCCCGAGGCCGCCACCGAGATGCAGGAGCTGATCGAGGAGTACCAAGAGCGGGGCGACTCCATCGGCGGCTCGGTCTACTTCGAGTGCCGCGGCGTCCCCCGCGGGCTCGGCTCGCCGCGGTTCGACAGCTTCCCCGCCCGGCTCGGACAGGCATTGTTCGCGATCCCGGCCACGACGGGCGTCGAATACGGGCTCGGCAGGGACGCGACGGATGTGACCGGCAGCGAGCGCAACGAGGACTGGACGTTCGACGACGGCGAGTCGTTCGACCACGTCGAGAGCGACGAGGGCGACCCCGTCCCGGTCGGCAACGACCACGGCGGGCTTCAGGGCGGGATCACCACCGGCGAGCCGATCTACGGCGAGGCGACGTGGCACGCGCCCACCTCGATCCCGAAACAGCAGCGTTCGGCCGACTGGGAGACCGGCGAGGAGAAGGAGATACAGGTCGTCGGCCGCCACGACCCCGTCCTCCCGCCGCGGGCCGTCCCCGTCGTCGAGGCAATGTTGTACTGTACGGTCCTCGATTTCATGCTGCTGGCCGGTCGGATCAACCCCGACCGCGTCGACGGCAACCCCGGACAGTACGACACCGACTACCACCCGAGCAGTCCGGACAACGAGTAGCTCGCACCGGCTGGGCGGTATCGAGCCTCTCCGTCACACCGTGACGACCGCGTCGACGACGACCAACAGCACGAACCCGACGAGGAACGCCGTGGTCGCGGCGTCGGCGTGCCCGTGGCCGTGCGAGGAGGGGATCAGCTCGCGGAAGACGACCGCGAGCATCGCGCCGGCGGCGAAGCCGGACGCGATCGGAAAGAGCCCGGTTCCGAGCCCGACCAGCAGGTAGCCGAACACCGACGCGACGACCTGCGGGACGACCCCCGAGAGCGCGGTGTACCAGAACACCCGCAGGTTCGACATCCCGGTTTCTGCCATCGGCACCGCGAAGGCGAACCCGTCCGGCACGTTCTGGAGACCGATCACGACCGCGAGCACGAGCGCGACCTCGTTCAGCCCGGACGCGAACGCGACGCCGATCGCCAGCCCCTCCGGCGCGTTGTGGAGGGTGATCGCGCCGCCGATCAGTAGCGCCTTCCGGAGGGTCGCGTCGCGGTCGCCGACGACTCCCGCGTCCTCGTCGCTCGCCCTCGACGACTCGACATCGGTCCCGCGGTCCCCCGACGTCCCGTCTCCCTCGGGGTCAGCGACCGGGTCACCGGTCGGCAGCCCGGCCTCGACGGCGTCGTCGGCCGTGGCACCCCCCTCCGGGAACCACTCGCGGTACTCGGCGTGGAGGTGCGGGATCAGGTAGTTGCCGCCGAGCAGTGCGAAGCCACCGACGAGCAGCCCGGCCATCACTTCCGTCAGCGTCCCCTCCTCCAGCCCGGGAATCACGAGGCCGAACACGCTGGCGGCGACCATCAGCCCGGCCGCCAGCCCGAGCGCGGCGTCGTAGGTCCGGTGGGTCACGCGGGCGCGAAAGAAGATCGGAACCGCGCCGAGGGCGGTCGCGAGCCCCGCCACGGTGGTCACGCCGAGTACGGTCGTGAGCGTCGTCATACGATCCGCATCCGGACACGGGGTAATAAATTGGATCGAACGACCGCGGTGGGACGGGGCCGCGCCCCGGACCGCCGGTCAGCGCGGGGGTCCCGCCGCGATCCCGTAGAGGTCGCGCCCGTACCCCGCGAGCGCGACGACGAGCGTCACGACCGCACCCGCCGGGAGCACGGCGAGCCAGCCGACGGTCGCACCGACGCCGAACCGCACGCCGAGTCCGACGGCGACCCACAGGGACGCGGCCGCCGCGAGGGCCAGCAGCCCGCCCGTCACCCGTCGGTCCTCGCGCCCGAGCGCGACGCCGGCCGTGGCGCTGGCGGCCGCGATCAGGTGGAAACCGACCGCGAGCGGCCACGCCCGGATCGACGGCGGCAGTGTCGCGAACGGGCGCGGCTGGTCGAGGAAGTACGCCCACACCGGGTACCCACCGACGCCGACCACTCCGTCGCCGCCGAGCGTCGCGAATCCCCAGAGGCTCACCAGCGTCGGGTCGCCGCTCCCGCCGGGAACGACCGCCATCGGGACCGCGAGCAGTCCGACGACGAGGAGCCACTCGACGCGGCCGCTGGTCGACGGCGAGCGCGACTCCGCGAATGAGTCCGATTCTCGCTCCGGCAGCGTTCGGGAGTCGGCGTCGGCCTCACGTTCCGACTCTCTGACGCCGTCCGGTCGCTCCATACGAGCGGTTCGACGCCCGGAAGTAAGTATGGTCGGGCCGTCGGGAGGATTTTAGCCGCCGCCGAGAGAACGACCGCTCATGCCTGCCCTCCGTTCGATCCGTCCCGCGCTCGTTGCCGTCGCGAGGAGCCCCGTCCTCGTCGGCGTCGCGGCGCTGTTCGCGCTCGCACAGCTTCCGGACCTCATCGTCGGACCGACGGCCAGCCCGGGGCTTTCGGCGGCGGTGTCCGCGGTGACGTTCGGGGCGCTC belongs to Halorubrum sp. DM2 and includes:
- the hpt gene encoding hypoxanthine/guanine phosphoribosyltransferase, with the protein product MDQLRQSLLDAPIIEKGEYQYFVHPISDGVPMLEPELLREIVIRIIRKAELENVDKIVTPAAMGIHISTALSLMTDIPLVVIRKRQYGLEGEVPLFQETGYSESEMYINDVEEGDRVLVLDDVLSTGGTMKAILDALTDEVGAEVVDVVAVIKKAGPNELDDTDYNVKTLINVTVEDGEVVIVDAQGDE
- a CDS encoding enoyl-CoA hydratase-related protein, which encodes MSSEPIAFDVDDRGVATITVDRPEQLNALTAETLEAIESALDEAAEREARALVVAGAGDEAFVAGADISHMVDLSTPEAQAYAELGHRVTDAIETFPAPTIAAVDGYAFGGGCELALACDLRVAAESAVLGQTEIDLGIIPGWGGTQRLPALVGDEVARRLIFLGERIDAAEAAEVGFVGEVVADDAFDDRIDELAGELAAKPTTALRAAKEALNAAGDGSAATGLALERRAWAGLFGTHDQREGMEAFLEKREPEFE
- the aroC gene encoding chorismate synthase, which translates into the protein MNGNRFGRLFQLTTYGESHGDAMGVTVSGVPAGVELDEEAIQAQLDRRKPGQSMITTSRGEPDEVVVNSGVQDGYTTGTPIGMVIQNKDARSGKYEPYVTAPRPSHGDYTYSAKFGTRNWGGGGRSSARETVNWVAAGAVAEQVLDASDHDVEIKAHVNRIGDVEADAVSFEQLLERSEENDVRCADPEAATEMQELIEEYQERGDSIGGSVYFECRGVPRGLGSPRFDSFPARLGQALFAIPATTGVEYGLGRDATDVTGSERNEDWTFDDGESFDHVESDEGDPVPVGNDHGGLQGGITTGEPIYGEATWHAPTSIPKQQRSADWETGEEKEIQVVGRHDPVLPPRAVPVVEAMLYCTVLDFMLLAGRINPDRVDGNPGQYDTDYHPSSPDNE
- a CDS encoding ZIP family metal transporter, with translation MTTLTTVLGVTTVAGLATALGAVPIFFRARVTHRTYDAALGLAAGLMVAASVFGLVIPGLEEGTLTEVMAGLLVGGFALLGGNYLIPHLHAEYREWFPEGGATADDAVEAGLPTGDPVADPEGDGTSGDRGTDVESSRASDEDAGVVGDRDATLRKALLIGGAITLHNAPEGLAIGVAFASGLNEVALVLAVVIGLQNVPDGFAFAVPMAETGMSNLRVFWYTALSGVVPQVVASVFGYLLVGLGTGLFPIASGFAAGAMLAVVFRELIPSSHGHGHADAATTAFLVGFVLLVVVDAVVTV
- a CDS encoding TIGR04206 family protein, with the protein product MERPDGVRESEREADADSRTLPERESDSFAESRSPSTSGRVEWLLVVGLLAVPMAVVPGGSGDPTLVSLWGFATLGGDGVVGVGGYPVWAYFLDQPRPFATLPPSIRAWPLAVGFHLIAAASATAGVALGREDRRVTGGLLALAAAASLWVAVGLGVRFGVGATVGWLAVLPAGAVVTLVVALAGYGRDLYGIAAGPPR